Proteins from a genomic interval of Salinarchaeum sp. Harcht-Bsk1:
- a CDS encoding glycoside hydrolase family 9 protein yields MDILVDQLGYGPDEAKRVILQGNADDDPGAVRVEDAQTGEVVTTAEPEYAGHVHDWKDWEYWTADVSAVDAEGEYVVSVTHPERTDDIVARSRPFEVGDDLFVQRALSDVVRYFRVERCTGIYDRYDREATFVGDREDRVDVSGGWYDASGDVSKYLSHLSYANFMNPQQIPLVVWSLLDARDRLSTATNTGRLGGDVDERDAIGFDALEEACFGADFLVRAQDEAGYFYMTVFDTWTSDPEERDVCAYEGMEGTKTEDYEAGYRQGGGVAIAALARASRLGHAGEFGPETYYESAVTGFDHLEANNEAYLDDGVENVIDDYCALLAATELAGAAAERGEAEAADRFAAAAAERARSLLDRQTDDGWFHADDGDRPFFHASDEGLPIVALVRYLDVVVDEQPGEAPADDDLAEEIADAITRYWEWELELTDDVVNPFGYARQYAQAVDEDEPAARFFFPHENESGYWWQGENARLASLAAAAHSSLAVLDGPELTESLPAFARDQLSWILGRNPYDTCMLEGIGNDPVPFVPGAPNTAGGIVNGITAGFDDETDIAFRPPAYADDQTNNWRWTEQWLPHAAWFLVAGSWEAATEPAN; encoded by the coding sequence ACGACTGGAAGGACTGGGAGTACTGGACGGCCGACGTCTCCGCAGTCGACGCCGAGGGCGAGTACGTCGTCAGCGTGACTCACCCGGAACGCACCGACGACATCGTCGCGCGATCCCGCCCGTTCGAGGTCGGCGACGATCTGTTCGTCCAGCGCGCGCTCTCCGACGTCGTCCGGTACTTCCGCGTCGAGCGGTGCACCGGCATCTACGACCGCTACGACCGCGAGGCGACGTTCGTCGGCGACCGCGAGGACCGCGTCGACGTCAGCGGTGGCTGGTACGACGCCTCGGGCGACGTCAGCAAGTACCTCTCCCACCTCAGCTACGCGAACTTCATGAACCCCCAGCAGATTCCACTCGTCGTCTGGAGTCTTCTGGACGCCCGCGACCGCCTCTCGACGGCGACGAACACCGGCCGGCTCGGCGGCGACGTCGACGAACGGGACGCGATCGGCTTCGACGCGCTGGAGGAGGCCTGCTTCGGCGCGGACTTCCTCGTACGCGCACAGGACGAAGCGGGCTACTTCTACATGACCGTTTTCGACACCTGGACCTCCGATCCCGAGGAGCGGGACGTCTGCGCTTACGAGGGAATGGAGGGAACCAAGACCGAGGACTACGAGGCGGGCTACCGGCAGGGCGGCGGCGTCGCGATCGCGGCGCTCGCCCGCGCCAGCCGGCTCGGTCACGCCGGCGAGTTTGGCCCGGAGACGTACTACGAATCGGCAGTCACGGGCTTCGACCATCTCGAAGCGAACAACGAGGCCTACCTCGACGACGGCGTCGAGAACGTCATCGACGACTACTGCGCACTGCTCGCCGCTACGGAACTCGCGGGGGCAGCGGCGGAACGCGGCGAGGCCGAGGCTGCCGACAGGTTCGCAGCCGCTGCCGCCGAGCGAGCGCGATCGCTCCTCGATCGCCAGACCGACGACGGCTGGTTCCACGCCGACGACGGCGATCGGCCCTTCTTCCACGCGTCCGACGAGGGGCTCCCGATCGTCGCGCTCGTCCGCTACCTCGACGTCGTGGTGGACGAGCAGCCGGGCGAGGCCCCGGCCGATGACGACCTCGCCGAGGAGATAGCCGACGCAATCACCCGCTACTGGGAGTGGGAGCTCGAACTCACCGACGACGTCGTCAACCCGTTCGGCTACGCCCGGCAGTACGCCCAGGCCGTCGACGAGGACGAACCCGCCGCGCGCTTCTTCTTCCCGCACGAGAACGAGTCTGGCTACTGGTGGCAGGGAGAGAACGCGCGACTCGCGTCGCTCGCCGCCGCCGCCCACTCGAGCCTCGCGGTCCTCGACGGCCCGGAGCTGACGGAATCGCTACCCGCGTTCGCCCGCGACCAGCTTTCCTGGATCCTCGGGCGGAACCCCTACGACACCTGCATGCTGGAGGGCATCGGGAACGACCCCGTCCCGTTCGTCCCCGGGGCCCCGAACACCGCCGGCGGCATCGTCAACGGGATCACCGCGGGCTTCGACGACGAGACCGATATCGCGTTCCGGCCGCCGGCCTACGCCGACGACCAGACAAACAACTGGCGCTGGACCGAGCAGTGGCTGCCACACGCCGCCTGGTTCCTCGTCGCGGGCAGCTGGGAGGCGGCGACGGAACCGGCGAACTGA